GCCCTCCTACGTGCAGGGCATCTCGGGTTTTGGAATGGACGACGATGGTCATCATGATCCCAACGAAAGCAACGGTCCACCCAATTCGAAGCTGACTGTTGAGTTACCCAATCTTCTCAGTGTCGATCAACTTCTGCAATCCGTAAGTTTGCTGGCTGCTGAGCCGTGCGTCTCATTTAGAAACCATGGATGCATTTTGAGTCGTGCCTGTTGCTTTGCAGATTTTGGAGACGGCGCACCATGTGGGAAGAATGTCCGTGAGCACGGGTTCTGAGACATCATACAGAGACGTGGCTAAACATTGCGAGTCTCTTCAGCAGGGAAAGCAACAGAAGATGACTTTGTTGACCATAGCTTCGAAAAATGCTGCAGCTGGAGCTGCTGCTACCGGAGGAGACAAATCACACACCGGTGTCTCCAAGGTACGTCTCTACGTCATACCCTAACGAAAACATGTCCGTATTACCCCAACTAGGGGCGTTAGTGAGTCAAGTCGAGCGAGTAGGGGTTGATTGCTCGAAAACACATTAGCCTTTCACCGGTCTGTCTTCCCTTCTGATATCGTCTTTACTGGAAATTTGCAGGGTGAAAATGGTAACAAGATATTGGGCGGACCTCCGGTGCTATGCGCGACTGAGTATCAGAACAATCCCGTCTCGTTCCGGCTACCATCTTCGAGCCCTTACGACAACTTCTTGAAAGCCGCCGGATGTTGATAAGCCAGAAACAAACTTAGGGTTCTATGACCAAAACGGGCTTAGTGAAACACGCGATGCAGCAACGTATCTTCGATCGCATTGCTTTCAATGAGACGACTACGATCGGCTTGACCGGAGATCGGCATAATGGTGGCACAGGAGTGTGAAGATCGATGGCCTCTTTCTCACAAAAGTGTGGATATTTAGCAAGATCATGTGATGTGTGAGGCTTTACTAGTTTTTTGTCCTATAGTTTAGACCCTTCTCATGTACAAAATCAAAGCTCATTTTTTCCTTTAGAATCTttcactattatttttttcatttattgtgACGAGAAAGTATAtatctattcattttttttctatacaTTGTGTTATAACTAGTGCAAAtgcgaagaagaaaaaagtgcTGCAATATTTTTGGTGTAATTTACCGTCCATTGCATACATGTTTGAATTAGATAGCGCAatcttattattttgttgcatgagaaaaatctattttcataaaatatgtgaaatggTTTGTAAATTTGAAACTTGTAAAAGTAAATTTAGTATTTGGATCATAAGACCATCAATAactgtagtagtataatttacaAAAGCGAAAGGATGATGTAAtaaaactcaattttattgCATAATCACCCGGAGGTTATTTTTAGATAATATGAAGGTCATTCTAAATATGTTTTAGGCCATGATAGTAAGTATGATataaaatgatctaaaaatgacattcatattttttaaattcagattttataaaatgacctataacaaactaaaaatgacctaaaaCAAGCCATCAATGTCTTACAATGATctaaaacaaactaacaatGACGAGTTCAATAGTTCGGCTCTAAAAATTAGTTTGACATTGATTGTAACCcaaatagtatatatttaagtatataaaatagtatGTACTTCTTGTTTTATGAGTATcttatactccataatattactcctatattactcctataataggtcatttcaaaattctaaTACATCGTGAAACGTTGTCGTTTGGGTTTCCCTAATTCCTCTAGGGATATATATATGGAATGATTTAAGTCAAAAATCGGTTCCTCATTTTCCAATCCCACCTCAAAGATTTACGTCTCCGCAAATCTGCCGAGTTTCTCGCGTAAGATCTCTCTCCTGTGGCCGCGGTCGttcatttctttctctttttttttgtgaataatCTTGATCCAGAAATTAggtttttaatgaaatttttttgttactgAGATTTCGGTGTTTGCATCTTGCttcaatttgattattttatagtatgttGTAGTAAGATTTATGAACTTAGAGCTGgtttatgataattttgattGAGATTAGGGTTTTGTGTGCTGGATTGGGGTATCGCTATTGTTTTCTCGTATTGTATGGTAATACCAGGGACGGGTTATTGGCTTTAGGGAAATAGCTGCTAATAATATGGCCAATTTGTGTGAAGAAAAAGACTGCCTGATGTGTTTCAATTCGAATTTCCCACTAGATTTGCTAATTTTCAAGAATTGGGAATATTTGTATGCTCTGATTCAACTTATGAAGATGGAAAGTCATTGAAATGTTCCTACTTTCCAACTGTTTATACAGAATGGAGAGTTTCTAGAGTTCATGCCTCATGGATGGGTAGCTATGTCGTCGTTTAGACGCATGTTTTCCCTACACGTCCACTGTGAATATTACGTAGTAGACACGTTTCTCTATAATTTCTTCAACTTTGTACTAGATATTTTGGACTCTGAATTAGTGTTTTGTACTAGATATTTTCCCTACAGCATGTATCTTGTAAGCTTGGTTGAGTTTCAATTCAAAACACAATAATTCAAAGAAGTATTTCTGATCACTGGCTTATGATCATGTGTAAGTCTGTTTTACCGAGAAAGTCTATGGCCCTATAAAAATTTCAGGCCATctagaaaacataaaatggtTTCCAACTCAAATCTTCTATCCGCGTTCTTGTCTGAGGGTTTATGTGGGTTGGTTGCTTCAGAAATGAGCATCTAATCTCTTGTtacatatttgttttattatgtaaGCCATTTAGGTTTTTAGATTTGTAACATCAACTTTGATGATTTTGAGTTCATGTTCATCTAGAATGCACGCAGTTGAAATTCTCCCTTCAATTCATTTATGTCAATCTTCATATAGCTTCaactatatattcattttagtataaattatacatCTTCTTACATAATGTAACTTGCAGCTTTGGGAGTTGAAAATGTCAGGCAAAGCTATCTTTTCTGCTTTTGTTGGATCCCTTGGTATTGCATATGTGTGTGACTATTTGATTTCTGACAAGAAGATTTTTGGAGGTATGTACTTCAGTTTTAATTCAGTTCTTCGTAACTGTCTCTGGTGGTTCAATAACGAACGGCGTTTCGACCTTAGGTAGTACTCCTTCAACAGTTTCGAACAAAGAATGGGAGCTGGCAACTGAAAAAAAGTTTAGAGCGTGGCCGCGAACTGCCGGTCCCCCAGTGGTGATGAACCCCATCAGCAGCCAGAACTTCATCGTCAAAGCCTCCCTCAACGAGTAAATGCAGTCCTTTCTCTGTGCACCCATGATTTAGACCTCTTGTGCTTAAACATGACATAATACAATTTGCAGAGTGAATCTCGTGTTGGAATTCTGCTAATTGGTTGAGTGTAGATCTCTCCACTTTATTCTGTTGAGTTTTTTCAAATAAGTTCTGTATGCTTGacatatttttggaatttgtCTCACCATTGAAAGAGATGGTTATGATTATTTGATCATTGATCATGCTTTTGAGGCAGGTGATTTCAAATACTCTTAGCACTGTGGTTTAACTACGACTATTATTTGCAAACTTGCACAAgcaattatattttagttatactAGTTTTAAAACAATTGGGATAAAATCtcgattaaaattattttttcaatcatttactaaaaacaattatttttcaatcatttaCCAAAAACTATCCTAAAAATTACTAAACACTTTTAGAATGCAATAGATTTTAATGTAcatttgataaagtaagagaaattcTGGAATACATTATGCTGCATATGTATCTTCCTAATAACCCCCTCCCCATCTAGCTATAAAACATCAGAGCTCCAATTCAATGAAAATTCTTGATGCCAATCCTAAAATCCATCAATCTGTTGAAGGGATTGTTCTTGCACACTGTGTTCTTGACATCAAAGAGAGAAAGCCCTCTTCTCTGGTTGAGAATGAGCTCTAATCTTGCTCGATCTCTTGAAGCATCTAGACAACATTCTTCATCTTAGGCCGATTCACAGGCATGCTATCTGTGCAGGGCAGAGCTGCTTTCAAGGCTACAGGCATTTCTTTCCTACAAGCAAATGATATAGTGCTCAGCCTTCCATCAAGAATCAGCACTGTGAAGGTCACATTCCACAATCCCAGGATACAAGAACTAACCTGTGGTTCTCTCCTCAATCCATCCCTATAAAGAGGACAGGCTGCCCCTAAAACTAACACCAGATTAGGCTTCAAAGCTCGTTTTGCAAGTCTATATCGTTAGCTACTCTGTGCTTATGCGGTCAAGAACTAAGAATGGAGGCAGAGAAACAGCAATAGCACAAATTATTAGCACGGTTGAAAAGAAATGGTACGGCCTCACTTTCACAATTAGAGACGCTAAGAACAGATGCCACGAGATGATGACCGCGGAAGCTTTCTCAGGCAAGAAAAGTGTGAATGTTCAGTTTGCTTGTGGAATCCATTTGATCATACTAAGATAGTAAGATGGTGTTTTTGGTCATATGTGTGGACCCTTTTTTGATAATGTCAAAGTTGATCCAATCGCTTAGCTTAGCAAGGGTCACAAGAGTGACAAACTACCCAAAACAGCAGTGATTTTATATTTCCGAGTTCCATAAGGTGTACAAAAATTGATGAGATTATTAGAGACTTGAATTTATGCAAGTTCgttctttgttttatttgtttattattttgggtTATGATACAGTCCAATATTGAACTTCAATGTACTATCATTTATCCAACACGAAACTACTATTCAGTTTATCACTAAAAACGACACACAGTCCTATCATACAGTACCTTATTTATAGCTAACacttaaaattaaaccaaGATATACACCTGGGCACTAATAAAGCCAAACAAAAACTCTTTCAAAACGATAATAGATGAGCTGATACGACAAATTACTAGAGTCACATATTTCATAAACCCCACTAAACATGAAGTAAGGGTCAAAGAAGTTTCCTAAACATGATGATGactcttttttaaattatgaagatAGACCCCACTAAATATTGATCAGATGAAAAGATAATACTATGAGCTTATTTGGTCCCTCTACTTGATGTTCAAATTATTtgtaacacaaaaaaaaaaaacaaagatttttagtgttaaaacttaaaacacaTCTCTTCTCTTTCAAGATAAATTCAAATACGAATACGTGGCACTAATGGATCAAATCAATCATTATCTTCGTGATAAGAGGATAATGCGTTTAAATTTgaagtagtataataaatCAGCATCTCTATAATTCatcacaaatttcacacacactCTATTCCCAAAATTCAGATACAACAACAGAGTAGTACGGAAAAAAACAGTACTAGCAGTTCAGCTAGAAGAGCCAACTCAGAAACCAAATCGAGAGAGAAGATTACTAAATGCGATGTCGAGAATTGCCAATGGCAGCCGTACTCCAAGGCAAACACGGCCTTGGTCGTCGTCTTCCTCTTCTGCACCCTAATCTGCGGTCTGGGGATCAACTTCGCCATCAAACACATGTGCAAGTTCCAGTCTTTGATTTACTCGGAGGGGATGGCGGCGGAGGAGTGCGCGATTTGCTTGTCGGAGTTCGCAATTGGGATTCTGGACAAGTGCAGTGCATAGAGCGGTGGCTGATTTCGTGCTCTTCATGCCCGATTTGCCGTGCGTATTCACGGTAAAATTGAGCTCGTTGCCGCCATGATTCAATACTGTGAAGGAATATTTactgttgaatttttttaactattgaAGCACTTTTATGTGTTTGTagtattaataaatactactcctactacactaaatttttaaaactaaaccatttttctaatatattatgcaataaaattaaatatgtatacatatttttttattatgactACAGTTTGAGTCAAGTGCTACTATTAAATTGAGTTCGAATTGTTTGGATGACTTATTtgttaaattagttttatcatATTTCTACGCATtgtattttactaattataaaCACTAAATAAGCActatttaaactaaataaacaGTGTGGGTGgctttatcatatttcaatgtTTGGGTGACTTATTtgctaaattaattttttagatttaaatatctaaattgTTATTAGGATTGAATAATTTGAATCTATGCATACATCAAATCTATACTGGACGAGTACGTACGTCACTATATAACTCTGTAAGAAATCTATAGCATTAGAACGTTGATGTGTACGTACATCACTACAActctataaaaaatttatagcaTCATGACCTTGATGAATACGTACATCATTGTAactttttaagtttaattaagcGAACCACGCCAAATCTCACAAGAATCAAGAGATTATCTTAATTGATCGTTAAATTAATTGGTATAATTAACTTTATTGataataactaatcaaattTGATTGTCATATGTCGTTAATTGTTCCATATTTTAATTCCTCTTTGGTCTTAGTCGAATATGAGATGTAGGAGAATTGATTATGAATATAGTATTGTGATCAAGAATTAAGAACCAATATCCACCTTTTGATTTAACAGTTTTATTTATGACGTACcaatattttctcattaattCTCTATTAAAAGGACATTTAAGTGTGCAGTTTATTAATTCCTTAAttaagattcaatttttttaataatatatgtttggtttttatttttaatgctGATACATTTATTGTGATGATATTGTGTTATGTTAGAACGACACACTATATAATGATATTCTATATGTCACACATTTGATCGGAATTCACAACAATATCACATTATCAAACAATATTATCACAAAATGAAAGTGTTGTTAATGGGTAAGCACATGTGTCGCGAAAATCACCTTCTCAAATCTCTAACGCTTTTTAGTTTGTAGTATTAATAGTCCATATTACAcgatataatatatttatattctgaTGACCATATAATGATTTCAGGTATTATATTACGATGATATTGTGTTACCTTGAAAATTACGCTCCCAAAAAAATGTTGACATACTACTGTGATGATATTTTGATAATCATATGATGATGTAATATTATGTATTGTAATAATACACATATTGCTATATAATATTGGACATGCATCATCagattatatttaaataaaaaccacaataataaacaaatatgaCTAAAATTGTGGAAATCACACCTCCCAAATCTCAAACGTGCATCAATTTGTAATTGTCAGCTATTTTCCTTAAAATGATATTGAACAATATGTATAATGGtatcacaaatataaaatccTAACTGTTTCTATTGgaatattaataaatcttatttttgatataaatGTCATTCTCAGTTTAGTGCCGGGGCGACCCTATACGCATTATTGGACAATTAcactaaagaaaaaaaaaataaaagaagaaaaagaattatcAAAGCAAGTAATAATAAGtgagaataatttaaaataaaaatacataacacttaaaaagaaaaaaaataaaaagaatgaatagagaaaaaaatgaaaaccgAAAAAGGAGGCccataaaaagaagaaaaggaaacatGGCTGGTGCTGCCACCATCACCGGATCTTTGCTCTGTAATGCTCATCCacattctttctctctctatatttatcatttccttctgttttctcttctctctatcCTACTCCATTGTTGCCCAAGCGCTGCCTCACAAAACGGCATTGTATTATACTACTCCTTAACAAATTTTCTGAATCATCGTCGAATTTTGGGAATCGCGTGATCAAAAACAGAGTTGCAACGCTGATTTCATCGGTGTAGGTTACATGCAGTAATTATTCAATTGTCTTTTCTCAAtgcatatcatttttttcactttgtcGCGTCATTTTTGCCAGCTCCGTTGCCTTTTCTCTTCTTCGCATTGCTTTTTTACATTCTGAAAGTAGAAATAATTGGAGTTTCCGAAGGGTTTTGTGATTCAATTTTCCTATTTGTGGATTTTTAGGGATTCCGTTATGTTTTCGTCCAGTTTTTATTTGTAACGACTGtgattgcattttttgtttctGTATGTTGCTGATCGGTGGTATGATCGATCGTTTGATGGTGAGATGGAATTGCTTTGAATTTTTGTTATGAGAGCTGACTTGATCTTCTGGAACAGATGTAATCGATATGATCATTTAGTGAAACAGTGCTGAAGAGTGAAGAGTATGgtgatttttgttgattagtaCATCTTTGATTTCGATTTGTGAAAGAATTGTTTAGCCCTATAAACTGGTTTACTAGGTTTGTGGACACTATAGCAAGTGTTTGATCCTAAATGTGGATTCTAGTGATCGTTGTATCTGGCTCTACTTAGTGCTACATTTCTCATATAGAGGTACTTAGTTGGCAAGGCTGTTGTTGGATTTCCTCTTCATTGACTTTGCTGGTATGATCAATCACAAGAAACTCGTTTGCGTTATAGGTTATTTTGGGATGTTACTTTTGTGTGGTAGGGGTACTAGTAAAAGCTGAAActttttttgttgctttgcTTCAGCTGTTGCTCCACTGACGCCAGTTCAATCACTAGTTACTTGAAAAATCCAGTTCCCATTTCAGGGCCAAGAACGGTATAACCTAATGTCTAACACAGCAAAATCTTTGGAACCTGCTTTTCAGGGAGTTGGTCAGAAAGCGTATCCTCAATTAGAGAGACAATGCTTgttatttataatcatattttgtactacatatttaatggtTTGTGCATCtttgttttatcatttattcGTTGTGAACAATGCATATCTTGTTAAAACTTAATGATATGATAGCGGGCTTGAGATATGGAGAATTGAGAACTTCCAACCAGTTCCCTTGCCAAAACCTGATTATGGTAAATTCCACACTGGAGATTCATATATTGTTCTACAGGTTGGTTCGGTTAGAGTAATGTTGTATTTCATATAGGGAGAAAGATATATGCATTCTAGACTTATTGCAATGCTTTTCTGTGCAGACGATTGCTGGAAGAGGAGGCGGTTATCATTATGATGTACACTTCTGGCTCGGAAAGGAAACTAGCCAAGTATAGTTCTGTTCATTTGTATTTCTGTTAGAAGCACTCTCATTGcgctttattttattacaatgATGTTCTACATATTCTTAGGACGAAGCAGGGACTGCAGCCATCAAAACGGTCGAACTTGATGCAGTTCTTGGCGGCCGCGCTATTCAGTATAGAGAATTGCAAGGGCACGAGTCCGACAAATTCTTGTCATACTTTAAACCTTGTATCATACCATTAGAAGGTGGTTTTGCATCCGGATTCAAGACAGTCGAAGAAGAAGAGTTTGAAACTCGATTATACACCTGTAAAGGAAAACGAGTTGTAAGGATGAAGCAGGTAGGAAGCATACATTTACTGAGTATTCATTATTCGAAGTGTTTGGTTGTGAATATTAACTTGTCCTCTGTGTCATGCAGGTTCCGTTCTCCCGGTCATCATTGAATCACGATGATATTTTTATCCTCGACACAAAAAACAagatatatcaatttaatggTGCAAACTCAAACATTCAAGAAAGAGGAAAAGCATTAGAAGTAGTTCAGTTTCTGAAAGACAAGTACCATGAAGGGACTTGTGATGCTGCAATAGTTGGTAAGAATCGATCTTCTATCCTTCATTTCTCGCGTCTTTATCTATGTGTATGTGATGATGAATCTCCGTTAATTGTTTGTACTCCTTGTTTACAGATGATGGAAAATTAAAAGCTGAATCAGATTCCGGTGAATTTTGGGTTCTCTTCGGAGGCTTTGCTCCGATTGGTAAAAAGGTTATTACCGACGATGATATTGTTGCGGAGAAGAGTTCTCCAAAACTTTACAGGTGGTTGTCTAGTAATTCTGTCGCAGTTCTCTATTAGAAAATGTTTCCTAAGTCGTATGTCTACCATTAAATGTCATAAAAATGTGTAACAAGTGATAGAATCCATGTTGAGTCTTTTGCTCTTTCCTTAAAACCTTCTCATCTTCCTCAATGTATTAGTCGAGGTACAAAGTGATTTTCCCAATTATTTACCGGAAGAACTGATCTTATTGAATTGCTTCTTGGCAGCATAAAAGGTGGCGATGCTAATGCCGTAGAAGGAGAGCTTTCCAAGTCACttcttgaaaatgaaaaatgttatCTGTTGGATTGTGGCAATGAGATATTTCTTTGGGTTGGCCGGGTAACTCAAGTCGACGAGAGAAAAGCTGCCACTCAAGCTGCAGAGGTGGAAATCTGACCTcccattttatactataataatatgCATTATTTGATTTCTCAACGCCTCTTGACAATTTCAGGAGTTTGTTACTAGCCAAAACAGaccaaaatcaacacaaataaTCCGGCTTATTCAAGGTCATGAGAATCATGCTTTCAAGTCCAAATTTGACTCCTGGCCAACAGCATCAACTACTCCTGTTGTTGAGGAGGGAAGGGGGAAAGTAGCAGGTACGCTTTACTGCTGAGACACGTAGATATTTGCTGGCATGTTTGCTGAGGTGTGTATTttctgcaaaaaaaaattcagctTTACTGAAACAGCAAGGTGGAGGCGTGAAGGCAGCTACTAAAAAGGCTCCAGTTATCGAGGACATCGTTCCTCCATTGCTTGAAGGAGGTGGAAAACTAGAGGTTTGATTTTCTTTCATGTGTGTGTGGTATAATGTATTTTCTTAGCTGAAGATGTTTGAACTTTTGTGTGATATTACCAGGTTTGGCGAATCAATGGCAATGAGAAAACTGCAGTTCCTGCAGAAGATATTGGAAAATTTTACCGTGGGGATTGCTACGTCGTGCTCTACACATACAATCAGCATGAAAGAAAGGAAGATTTCTATTTGTGTAGTTGGATTGGAAAAGACAGTGTTCAGGTACATTGCTGCGTACACATTATGTAAACAATCTACATTCAATGGAAAATAATCTTTTATTAATCTTATTTATCAAACTAAACTTTTTTAATCCTCAGGAAGAAGTAGAGACAGCTACTAGATTATGTAATACAATGTATAACACACTTAAAGGGAGGCCGGTGCAGGTAGCATTTTGCCTCGTTTCACTAAAATTAGATACTTGCATAATTACAAAGTTACAACTTGATGAATCTTTTGGCAGGGCCGAATATATCAAGGGAAAGAGCCACCTCAATTTATAGCCATATTCCAGCCTATGGTGACCCTTAAGGTGCCTTTCACTACTTGTCGTTGGAGAGAAATGTGTGTGATCTTTATGAACAAATAAAGTGGAGTGTCAAAAATTTCTTTGACATCCTTAAATCTCTGTTAGGGTGGAATGAGCTCTGGTTACAAGGACCATATAAATGGCGGAAATGATGAGACTTACACTGGAGAGGGCGTTGCATTATTCCGCTTATCTGGAACTTCTCTGCATAATAATAAAGCTCTTCAAGTTGATGCGGTATGCTTAATGTGACGGTTATTTTCAAAGTAATTTTTTCCTGGTTTCCCAAAAACCCGAATTTCGCAATGTTACTTAAAAAGAATCCATgaatgttgttatatttttcacTCAATGATGCACCAACCACTAACTAGGTACGATTTCCCcaggaaaataaatactatctaatcactcttataTTTTGGTTACCAATCTTTGAatcaagagagagagacctATGAAGTTGCAATAAACCATTATTACATCTCCCATATCTTAATTACTAGCTGGAAACTTGTCTGGAAAGGAATTGCAAGACATATTTGAAGATCCCATTCGAATATTAAATTGGATACCATTTCTATTTGATATGATATATATGAGCCCAAAATGATGTAACATTTGCTTCGTCATGTGATTGGATCAACTTTATCTAATTTGTTTATATCACAACTCTGTTGTCTTTGTAGGTAGCCACATCATTGAACTCAAATCACTGTTTTGTGCTTCAATCTGGAACAACAGTATTCTGCTGGATAGGAAATAAAAGCAGTGTTGACCAGCAGAAATTAGGTGCCAAGGTTGCAGAATTTCTCAAGGTATCCATACACTAAaagtacaatatataattgtgAATAATCATACGTAAGATCAAGCagaatttcttttcatttgaatattaaatttgtataatgGTTTGTACATCTCGTTTTGCATCTGACAATCTTGATACACTTTCTGCGTGAACCCAGCCTGGATCACCAATCAAGCACACTAAAGAAGGAACCGAGAGCTCGATCTTCTGGGGTGCTATCGGAGGAAAAAAGCCTTACACCAGTAAGAAGACCACACCCGAGGCTCCCAGGGATCCTCACTTGTTTTCTTACTCCTTTAATAAAGGTAGCAACATTTCTGATGCAAACTTCCACTCCTCTCTAGATATCTTGGAACTAACAATGTTTTGCTTATTCTAActtgttttcttttgatgaCATGCTGGCGTATTGAATCCAGGAAAATTTGAGGTACGagattaaatgaatatttggtCATAACGTAGCAATTCTAGCACTAAACCAAGAGTGTCTTACACGACAGGTTGAAGAAATATACGGATTCTCTCAAGATGATCTGTTAACGGAGGATATGTTGATACTCGATACACATGCTGAAGTGATTGTTTGGGTTGGCCAATTAGTGgatacaaaagagaaaaaatctGCTTTTGAGGTTGGACAGGTAATACTAGTGATCATCGTCTTAAATGTTTTTGATTGCTGAAGTTGTTCTTTCAAAGACTATTGACTGCTGATACTTATCACAGAAATACGTGGAGATGGCTGGCTCACTCGACGGGTTGGCCCCAAATGTTCCACTTTACAAAGTCACTGAAGGAAATGAGCCATGCTTCTTCACCACATATTTTTCATGGGATTCTGCAAAAGCAAGTGTATGTTACACACATATTTGTGATTCCTAGTACTACAGGAGATCACAAAGTGCTCAAAATTCTAAAGTTTTCTCAAACACGTTTTTGTGTTTGTCCATTGACACGAGCACTTAGTTTTCTTCTTTCACTTAAACAGCTATATGGGAACTCATTCCAAAAGAAGGTCTTGCAACTATTTGGTGACGGCAATGAGgtgaatttgcattttttgcAGTATTGTCTTTGATGATTTATTTTGCTCAATCtgttatatagtactccctccgtcccacaaaagatgtcacactttcctttttagtttgtcccacaaaagatgtcacatttccctttttggtaaaagttctctctcacattaatataaaaattatattttctctctccatttaacacacaaaacaaaacctcctaaaatcttgtatcgtcccacaagtgtgacatcttttgtgggatggagggagtagtagtatatgtCTCAGCATTTTTCTTGAACTATATTTACTTGATCTAAGCTGTGTGCAATTC
The nucleotide sequence above comes from Salvia hispanica cultivar TCC Black 2014 chromosome 5, UniMelb_Shisp_WGS_1.0, whole genome shotgun sequence. Encoded proteins:
- the LOC125189165 gene encoding uncharacterized protein LOC125189165 isoform X2; protein product: MSGKAIFSAFVGSLGIAYVCDYLISDKKIFGGSTPSTVSNKEWELATEKKFRAWPRTAGPPVVMNPISSQNFIVKASLNEHAICAGQSCFQGYRHFFPTSK
- the LOC125189165 gene encoding uncharacterized protein LOC125189165 isoform X3, with the protein product MSGKAIFSAFVGSLGIAYVCDYLISDKKIFGGSTPSTVSNKEWELATEKKFRAWPRTAGPPVVMNPISSQNFIVKASLNEAELLSRLQAFLSYKQMI
- the LOC125189165 gene encoding uncharacterized protein LOC125189165 isoform X1, which codes for MSGKAIFSAFVGSLGIAYVCDYLISDKKIFGGSTPSTVSNKEWELATEKKFRAWPRTAGPPVVMNPISSQNFIVKASLNEAAFKATGISFLQANDIVLSLPSRISTVKVTFHNPRIQELTCGSLLNPSL
- the LOC125189165 gene encoding uncharacterized protein LOC125189165 isoform X4, with protein sequence MSGKAIFSAFVGSLGIAYVCDYLISDKKIFGGSTPSTVSNKEWELATEKKFRAWPRTAGPPVVMNPISSQNFIVKASLNEDCSCTLCS
- the LOC125187016 gene encoding villin-2-like, with translation MSNTAKSLEPAFQGVGQKAGLEIWRIENFQPVPLPKPDYGKFHTGDSYIVLQTIAGRGGGYHYDVHFWLGKETSQDEAGTAAIKTVELDAVLGGRAIQYRELQGHESDKFLSYFKPCIIPLEGGFASGFKTVEEEEFETRLYTCKGKRVVRMKQVPFSRSSLNHDDIFILDTKNKIYQFNGANSNIQERGKALEVVQFLKDKYHEGTCDAAIVDDGKLKAESDSGEFWVLFGGFAPIGKKVITDDDIVAEKSSPKLYSIKGGDANAVEGELSKSLLENEKCYLLDCGNEIFLWVGRVTQVDERKAATQAAEEFVTSQNRPKSTQIIRLIQGHENHAFKSKFDSWPTASTTPVVEEGRGKVAALLKQQGGGVKAATKKAPVIEDIVPPLLEGGGKLEVWRINGNEKTAVPAEDIGKFYRGDCYVVLYTYNQHERKEDFYLCSWIGKDSVQEEVETATRLCNTMYNTLKGRPVQGRIYQGKEPPQFIAIFQPMVTLKGGMSSGYKDHINGGNDETYTGEGVALFRLSGTSLHNNKALQVDAVATSLNSNHCFVLQSGTTVFCWIGNKSSVDQQKLGAKVAEFLKPGSPIKHTKEGTESSIFWGAIGGKKPYTSKKTTPEAPRDPHLFSYSFNKGKFEVEEIYGFSQDDLLTEDMLILDTHAEVIVWVGQLVDTKEKKSAFEVGQKYVEMAGSLDGLAPNVPLYKVTEGNEPCFFTTYFSWDSAKASLYGNSFQKKVLQLFGDGNEDKSNASNDGGPTQRASALAALNSAFSGTSSPKPVIAPRAGAGQGSQRAAAVAALSSVLTAEKRSPDSSPGRRLRSPHAESSPTARTPRRREDASAFAEEAKENFERKDLEPAEPTEETNEEENEQYASEAVQGTYDYEQLKSKSVPGIDYKRREAYLSEEDFQTVFEMSKEAFYQNPKWKQDLLKKKAELF